The sequence below is a genomic window from Mycobacteroides abscessus ATCC 19977.
ACTCCCGCGCCACGTACGACATCAAGTGCGCCGAGTTCGGCCCCATCGACGGAACCGTCACACACACCGGAACCGTCGTCCGAGCCTCCGGCCAACGGGACAACGAGCAACCCGGGTCCCACTCCAACCTCTGTCGCGCCGGCACCCACCCAGAAGGATGAGTCCTCCGCACCGGTGACCACCGCCGTCACTCCCACTCATGAGACACCGGCAACGACTGCTCCGCGCCAGACGGCCACCGTGCCACCGTCACAACCCGTGGAACCCACGACGGCTCCCGAGCCGACCAAACAGCACAGCACGCCGACCCACGATGTGCCGACATCCGAGGCACCCGCACCCCGAGCGACGGCAGAGCCGGCACCCGCAGAGCCCCCCGCCAAGCAGGCGCCCGCCGAGCGAGAAACACCCCCGTCACGTACCGCAGCGCCGGAGCCCGCCGCCCCCACCCGAGAAGCCCCCGCTCGCGAGGCACCCACGCGGGAAGCACCGAGTTACAGCACGGCCACGCAGGCACCCAGCGCGGGGGGCGGCAACAGTGGTGGTGGCAGCGGCGGCGGGCGCCACTAGCGAGGGCTCCCCATCGCGCCAAGTAAGGGTAGCCTTAGTTCATGCCTACGACATGGATGGACACCGTGGTACGGCAAGTGCGCCGGGTCGGCGACTTTCCGTTCCCCCGCCAGGCTGCCCTCGTGCTCGACAACCCCATTCACCGGAAGTTTGTGAACCCCGCCGGAGTGGCCGAGCAGTTGGCGCTGCACGGCGGCGAACACGTGTTGGAGATCGGCCCGGGCCCTGGAATCTTCAGCGTGCACATCGCGTCACGACTCCCTTCCGGTCGACTCGAGCTGTTCGACGTGCAGCCCGAAATGCTTGAAATGGTGAAGAGCAAGCTCGATCGCGCCGGATACCGGAACGCCGGATTCCATTCCGGTGACGCCGGCAACGGTCTCCCCTTTTCCGACAACACTTTTGACGTCGCATTCCTGGCCAGCGTGATCGGCGAGGTGCCGGACAAGGCGGCATGCGTCCGGTCATTGGCGCAGGTGCTCAAGCCCGGCGGGCGGCTGGTATTCCACGAGATCTTCCTCGACCCCGATCGACTCGGAATCTCCGAACTCCGCTCCCTGGTCGAACCGGCAGGATTCACCTTCGCGGCGGCAACAGGAAGCCGATGGCGCGACATCGTCGAATTCGCACGTACTTAGACACTCGACTCAGGCAGACACCCGACTTAGACACTCGGACAAAGCGCCCTCGGCCCCGCGTACTCCGGCCCGGACAGTCCGCGCGCCAAGCCCGTCTTGCGCACTTCCATACGGCGATTCACCAGTGGATTTACCTCCCGAACAGCGGGACACTGATTGTGAGGAATGCCATAGCTGAATATATCGTTAGTTTAGGTAATCTACTTTTCAGACTTCCCTGAGAACTCCCTGTCGATTTGAGGCTGCCCATGACCGTGACCAACGAAACCAACCCACAGCAGGAGCAGCTATCCCGCCGTATTGAAAGTCTGCGCGAAAGCGATCCGCAGTTCCGGGCGGCCCAGCCCGACCCGGCGGTCGCCGAACAGGTGCTGCGCCCGGGCCTGCATCTTTCTGAAGCCATTGCGGCGTTGATGACTGGATACGCTGAGCGCCCGGCGCTCGGTGAGCGCGCACGCGAGTTGGTCACCGACCAGGATGGCCGCACCACGCTGCGCCTGTTGCCACGCTTCGACACCACCACATACGGCGAATTATGGTCCCGCACAACATCAGTCGCCGCTGCATGGCACCACGACGCCGCCCACCCGGTTAAGGCCGGCGATCTGGTGGCCACCCTGGGATTCACCAGCATCGACTACACCGTGCTGGATCTGGCGATCATGATCCTCGGTGGCGTGGCGGTTCCGCTACAGACCAGCGCCCCGGCTTCGCAGTGGACGACCATTCTGGCCGAAGCGGAACCCAACACTCTTGCGGTAAGCATCGAATTGATCGGCGCTGCAATGGAATCTGTGCGGGCCACGCCTTCCATCAAGCAGGTCGTCGTGTTCGACTACACCCCCGAGGTCGATGATCAACGGGAGGCATTCGAGGCAGCAAGCACACAACTCGCCGGCACCGGCATCGCCATTGAGACCCTCGATGCCGTCATCGCCCGCGGCGCCGCACTTCCGGCCGCACCGCTCTACGCACCATCGGCCGGCGACGATCCGCTGGCGCTGCTCATCTACACCTCCGGCAGCACCGGGGCTCCAAAGGGCGCCATGCACAGCGAAAACATCGTGCGCCGCTGGTGGATTCGTGAGGACGTCATGGCCGGCACCGAGAACCTGCCCATGATCGGGCTGAACTTCATGCCGATGAGTCACATCATGGGACGCGGCACCCTCACCTCCACCCTGTCTACCGGTGGAACCGGATACTTCGCGGCGTCCAGTGACATGTCAACGCTCTTCGAGGACATGGAGCTGATCCGCCCGACGGCCCTGGCCTTGGTTCCACGCGTGTGCGACATGGTGTTCCAGCGATTCCAGACCGAGGTGGACCGGCGTCTGGCGAGCAGCGACACCGCCAGTGCCGAGGCCGTTGCGGCCGAGGTCAAGGCCGATATCCGTGACAACCTCTTCGGTGGCCGCGTATCGGCGGTCATGGTCGGTTCTGCTCCGTTGTCCGAGGAGCTGGGTGAGTTCATCGAATCCTGCTTCGAGCTGAATCTGACCGATGGCTACGGCTCCACCGAAGCCGGCATGGTGTTCCGCGACGGCATCGTGCAACGCCCGCCGGTCATTGACTACAAGCTGGTTGACGTGCCCGAACTGGGCTACTTCTCCACCGACAAGCCGCACCCGCGCGGTGAGCTGCTGCTGAAGACCGACGGCATGTTCCTCGGGTACTACAAACGCCCCGAGGTGACTGCCGGCGTCTTCGACGCGGACGGTTTTTACATGACCGGCGACATCGTCGCCGAGCTGGCCCACGACAACATCGAGATCATCGATCGCCGCAACAACGTGCTCAAACTCTCACAGGGAGAGTTTGTCGCGGTCGCCACCTTGGAGGCCGAGTACGCCAATAGCCCTGTGGTGCACCAGATCTACGTCTACGGCAGCAGCGAACGGTCCTACCTGCTAGCAGTCGTGGTGCCGACGCCGGAGGCCGTGGCCGCCGCCAAGGGCGACGCGGCGGCACTCAAGACGACCATCGCGGACTCGCTGCAGGACATTGCCAAGGAGATC
It includes:
- a CDS encoding class I SAM-dependent methyltransferase, which encodes MDTVVRQVRRVGDFPFPRQAALVLDNPIHRKFVNPAGVAEQLALHGGEHVLEIGPGPGIFSVHIASRLPSGRLELFDVQPEMLEMVKSKLDRAGYRNAGFHSGDAGNGLPFSDNTFDVAFLASVIGEVPDKAACVRSLAQVLKPGGRLVFHEIFLDPDRLGISELRSLVEPAGFTFAAATGSRWRDIVEFART